The following are from one region of the Variovorax sp. V213 genome:
- a CDS encoding CsbD family protein: MNKDTIEGNWKQLKGKVKEQWGKLTDDDFDVIAGKRDQLLGRIQERHGISRDEAEKQVKEWESRDGRTPDALWYEKY, translated from the coding sequence ATGAACAAGGACACCATCGAAGGCAACTGGAAACAGCTCAAGGGCAAGGTCAAGGAGCAATGGGGCAAGTTGACGGACGATGACTTCGACGTGATCGCGGGCAAGCGCGACCAGCTGCTCGGCCGCATCCAGGAGCGCCACGGCATCAGCCGCGACGAGGCCGAAAAACAGGTCAAGGAATGGGAATCGCGTGACGGCCGCACGCCGGACGCCCTCTGGTACGAAAAGTACTGA
- a CDS encoding acyl-CoA thioesterase: MSSANKPTPHARGGYRAFRSIPTRWADNDMYGHVNNVVYYSWFDTAVNALLIERGALDIHQGQTIGFVVETQCNYFAPIAFPQTVEAGIRVAQAGRSSVRYEIALFAEGAETAAAQGHFVHVYVDRATQRPVPLSEALQRVVDALKA; the protein is encoded by the coding sequence ATGAGCTCCGCCAACAAACCCACGCCGCATGCCCGAGGCGGCTACCGCGCGTTCCGCAGCATCCCCACGCGCTGGGCCGACAACGACATGTACGGCCACGTCAACAACGTCGTCTACTACAGCTGGTTCGATACGGCCGTGAATGCGCTGCTGATCGAGCGCGGCGCGCTCGACATCCACCAGGGGCAGACGATCGGCTTCGTGGTCGAGACGCAATGCAACTATTTCGCCCCGATCGCCTTTCCCCAGACGGTGGAAGCGGGCATCCGGGTGGCCCAGGCCGGGCGCTCGAGCGTGCGCTACGAGATTGCGCTTTTTGCGGAGGGGGCGGAAACCGCGGCCGCGCAAGGCCACTTCGTGCACGTGTACGTGGACCGGGCCACGCAGCGGCCGGTGCCATTGTCCGAGGCGCTGCAGCGCGTGGTCGACGCGCTGAAAGCCTGA
- a CDS encoding histone deacetylase has translation MRAFYSGQFVLPLPPGHRFPMSRYALLRDRLLEHLPSVEMAQAPRATDGELALAHTPQWIAAISDGSVSTQAMREIGFPWSEAMVERSRRSTGATIAACRAAFAGGVAANMAGGTHHAHADKGGGFCVFNDAAVAARLMQAEHGRSGRQLRVAVVDLDVHQGNGTASIFRNDPSVFTLSLHGQKNFPFRKEASDLDVELPDGCGDAEYLTALEHALDELDRRFLPGLVIYLAGADPFERDRLGRLKLSFDGLEARDRRVFDWAWQRRIPLAFAMAGGYASDIAETVQVQVGTFRVAFDYWRRWQNAAR, from the coding sequence ATGCGCGCCTTCTATTCCGGCCAGTTCGTGTTGCCCTTGCCCCCGGGCCACCGCTTTCCCATGTCCCGCTATGCCCTGCTGCGCGACCGCCTGCTGGAGCACCTGCCGTCGGTGGAAATGGCGCAGGCGCCCCGCGCCACCGATGGCGAGCTGGCGCTGGCGCACACCCCGCAGTGGATCGCCGCCATCAGCGATGGCAGCGTGAGCACGCAGGCCATGCGGGAGATCGGCTTTCCCTGGAGCGAGGCGATGGTCGAGCGTTCGCGCCGTTCCACCGGCGCGACCATTGCCGCCTGCCGCGCGGCGTTTGCCGGCGGGGTGGCGGCCAACATGGCGGGCGGTACCCACCACGCCCATGCCGACAAGGGCGGAGGATTCTGCGTCTTCAACGACGCCGCGGTGGCCGCGCGGCTGATGCAGGCGGAGCATGGCCGCAGCGGGCGGCAGTTGCGGGTGGCCGTGGTCGACCTCGACGTGCACCAAGGCAACGGCACGGCCAGCATCTTCCGCAACGACCCCAGCGTTTTCACGCTTTCGTTGCATGGGCAGAAGAACTTTCCTTTCCGCAAGGAGGCGAGCGACCTCGACGTCGAGCTGCCCGATGGCTGCGGCGATGCCGAGTACCTCACTGCGCTCGAACACGCCCTCGACGAACTCGACCGGCGCTTCTTGCCCGGGCTGGTGATCTACCTGGCGGGCGCCGACCCCTTCGAGCGCGACCGGCTCGGCCGGCTCAAGCTGAGCTTCGACGGCCTGGAGGCGCGCGACCGGCGGGTGTTCGACTGGGCCTGGCAGCGCCGCATTCCACTGGCCTTCGCCATGGCCGGGGGCTATGCCAGCGACATTGCCGAGACGGTGCAGGTGCAAGTCGGCACCTTCAGGGTGGCCTTCGACTACTGGCGCCGCTGGCAAAATGCCGCGCGATGA
- a CDS encoding phasin family protein: MALTADQILAAQKANLETLFGLTTKAFEGVEKLVELNVTASKAALAEAAGTAQAALNVKDAQELLTLQASLFQPLAEKTAAYSRHLYDIAQGTGAEFTKAFETKAAEAQQTFVGLVDSASKNAPAGSETAVAVLKSAVAAANNAFESVQKAVKQASDVAEANFNAVSTQAVAAAKTATAPRKR, encoded by the coding sequence ATGGCCCTGACCGCTGACCAAATCCTCGCCGCCCAAAAAGCAAACCTCGAAACCCTGTTCGGCCTGACCACCAAGGCTTTCGAAGGCGTGGAGAAGCTCGTCGAGCTCAACGTGACCGCCTCCAAGGCTGCCCTGGCCGAAGCCGCCGGCACCGCCCAAGCCGCCCTGAACGTCAAGGACGCACAAGAACTGCTGACGCTGCAAGCCAGCCTGTTCCAGCCCCTGGCCGAAAAGACCGCCGCCTACAGCCGTCACCTGTATGACATCGCCCAAGGCACCGGCGCCGAATTCACCAAGGCTTTCGAAACCAAGGCTGCTGAAGCCCAGCAAACCTTCGTCGGCCTGGTCGATAGCGCTTCCAAGAATGCACCCGCCGGTTCGGAAACCGCCGTTGCCGTGCTGAAGAGCGCCGTGGCTGCTGCCAACAACGCTTTCGAATCGGTCCAGAAGGCTGTCAAGCAGGCTTCCGACGTCGCCGAAGCCAATTTCAACGCCGTGTCGACGCAAGCCGTTGCCGCCGCGAAGACCGCGACCGCTCCGCGCAAGCGCTAA
- a CDS encoding 3-hydroxyacyl-CoA dehydrogenase, with protein sequence MQIDGKVFIVTGGASGLGEGTARMLAANGGKVVIADMQADKGETVARDIGGVFVKCDVSQEADGQAAVAAAQKLGKLVGLVNCAGIAPAEKTVGKNGAHALAVFSKTVTVNLIGSFNMIRLAAEAMCKNEPEATGERGVLISTASVAAYDGQIGQAAYSASKGGVVGMTLPIARDLARNGIRNMTIAPGIFGTPMLFGMPQEVQDALAASVPFPSRLGTPEDYAKLAKHIIENDMLNGEVIRLDGAIRLPPR encoded by the coding sequence ATGCAGATCGACGGCAAGGTTTTTATCGTGACCGGTGGCGCTTCGGGCCTCGGCGAAGGCACGGCGCGCATGCTGGCGGCGAACGGCGGCAAGGTGGTCATCGCCGACATGCAGGCTGACAAGGGCGAAACCGTCGCGCGCGACATCGGCGGCGTGTTCGTGAAATGCGACGTGAGCCAGGAGGCCGACGGCCAAGCGGCGGTTGCCGCGGCACAGAAGCTCGGCAAGCTGGTGGGCCTGGTCAACTGCGCGGGCATCGCACCGGCCGAGAAGACCGTGGGCAAGAATGGCGCGCATGCGCTGGCGGTGTTCAGCAAGACCGTCACGGTCAACCTGATCGGCAGCTTCAACATGATCCGCCTCGCAGCCGAGGCCATGTGCAAGAACGAGCCCGAAGCCACCGGCGAGCGCGGCGTGTTGATTTCCACCGCCTCGGTGGCCGCATATGACGGGCAGATCGGCCAGGCGGCGTACAGCGCCTCGAAGGGCGGCGTGGTCGGCATGACGCTGCCGATCGCGCGCGACCTGGCGCGCAACGGCATCCGCAACATGACCATCGCCCCCGGCATCTTCGGCACGCCCATGCTGTTCGGCATGCCGCAGGAGGTGCAGGACGCATTGGCCGCCAGCGTGCCCTTCCCCTCCCGCCTGGGCACGCCCGAGGACTATGCCAAGCTCGCCAAGCACATCATCGAGAACGACATGCTCAACGGGGAGGTGATTCGTCTCGACGGAGCGATTAGATTGCCCCCTCGTTGA
- a CDS encoding IS3 family transposase (programmed frameshift), translating to MRKSRYTEEQIIGFIKQAESGLPIKDLCRKGGFSDATFYKWRAKYGGMDVPDARRLRELEAENNKLKKLLAEAHLDIHALNTAFGVKPIAPQAKRAAVAIMIGQCDLSERRACRLVGLSRDSYRNPPEVDAMTQELSNKIVEIAHARRRFGYRRIHDMLRPHFPGVNHKRVYRLYSAANLAVRKRKKVKRPANERVPLQLATTVNEVWSMDFVSDSLSTGRRIKCLTVADDFSHECVSISVDWGISGQYVTRLLDQAAVFRGYPLAVRTDNGPEFTSRAFMGWAQTHGIRHILIEPGRPMQNGYIESFNGKFRDECLNEQWFETLQQARSAITLWRQDYNEVRPHSSCQRMPPSKFAELHRQRAGDAARSTSTTTEIN from the exons ATGAGAAAGAGCAGATACACCGAGGAGCAGATCATCGGTTTCATCAAGCAAGCCGAGTCTGGCTTGCCGATCAAAGATCTGTGCCGCAAGGGCGGCTTCAGTGATGCGACCTTCTACAAATGGCGCGCCAAATACGGCGGGATGGACGTGCCCGATGCCAGGCGCCTGCGTGAGCTCGAGGCCGAGAACAACAAACTCAAGAAGCTGCTGGCCGAAGCGCACCTGGACATCCACGCGCTGAACACGGCCTTCGGGGTAAAGC CGATAGCCCCGCAAGCCAAGCGCGCGGCCGTCGCCATCATGATCGGGCAATGCGATCTGAGCGAACGACGCGCCTGCAGGCTTGTGGGGCTCTCCCGCGACAGCTACCGCAACCCACCCGAGGTCGATGCCATGACGCAAGAGCTCAGCAACAAGATCGTCGAGATCGCGCATGCACGTCGGCGCTTCGGCTATCGGCGCATCCACGACATGCTGCGCCCGCACTTCCCGGGCGTGAACCACAAGCGCGTCTACCGCCTGTACAGCGCCGCCAACCTGGCGGTGCGCAAGCGCAAGAAGGTCAAACGCCCCGCCAACGAACGCGTGCCGCTGCAACTGGCCACGACGGTCAATGAGGTGTGGAGCATGGACTTCGTCAGCGACAGCCTGAGCACGGGACGGCGCATCAAGTGCTTGACCGTGGCCGATGACTTCAGCCACGAATGCGTGAGCATCTCGGTGGACTGGGGAATCTCGGGGCAATACGTTACGCGACTGCTGGATCAAGCGGCCGTGTTCAGAGGCTACCCGCTGGCTGTGCGCACCGACAACGGCCCGGAGTTCACCAGTCGCGCCTTCATGGGCTGGGCGCAGACCCATGGCATCCGTCACATCCTGATCGAGCCGGGACGGCCCATGCAGAACGGCTACATCGAGAGCTTCAACGGCAAGTTCAGGGACGAGTGCCTGAACGAACAGTGGTTCGAGACGCTGCAGCAGGCCCGATCGGCCATCACGCTCTGGCGCCAGGACTACAACGAGGTCAGGCCGCACAGCAGTTGCCAGCGAATGCCTCCGTCGAAGTTCGCCGAGCTGCATCGCCAGCGCGCTGGCGATGCAGCTCGATCCACCTCAACAACCACCGAGATTAATTAA
- a CDS encoding YihY/virulence factor BrkB family protein, with the protein MTTPKPLHHAAPLLLRHPLNFVWDALKAFRANQGLLLAGAVAYYALLSIVPLLIVSVIAMSHLIEQAELLRTIGRYLEWLLPGQSKAIVTELSNFLDHRDVMGPVLLVTMIFFSSLAFSVLESAMAVIFHHRKADHRRHFLVSAVMPYLYILFLCVGLVLMTLVSGALQLVGQESVDLFGRDWSLSGVSGMLLYLLGLGGEIFMLTSLYLVMPAGRMSLRHALLGGATAALLWEGTRHVLIWYFSTLSQVNVVYGSLTTAIVVLLSLEIAATLVLLGAQVIAQYERLDRTGSTAVPPITGAEVESLRRDESPPR; encoded by the coding sequence ATGACGACGCCCAAACCATTGCACCACGCCGCGCCGCTGTTGCTGCGCCATCCCTTGAATTTTGTCTGGGATGCGCTCAAGGCCTTCCGCGCCAACCAGGGCCTGCTGCTCGCGGGCGCGGTGGCCTACTACGCCTTGCTCTCCATCGTGCCGCTCTTGATCGTGAGCGTCATTGCGATGTCTCACCTGATCGAGCAGGCCGAACTGCTGCGCACCATCGGCAGGTATCTGGAATGGCTGCTGCCGGGCCAGTCGAAGGCGATTGTCACGGAGCTGTCGAACTTTCTCGACCATCGCGACGTGATGGGCCCCGTACTGCTGGTGACAATGATTTTCTTCAGCTCGCTGGCCTTCAGCGTGCTCGAAAGCGCCATGGCGGTGATCTTTCACCACCGCAAGGCCGACCACCGGCGGCATTTCCTGGTTTCCGCCGTCATGCCGTACCTGTACATCCTGTTCCTGTGCGTGGGCCTGGTGCTGATGACGCTGGTGTCGGGCGCGCTGCAGTTGGTCGGGCAGGAAAGCGTCGACTTGTTCGGGCGCGACTGGTCGCTGTCGGGTGTGTCGGGGATGCTGCTCTACCTGCTGGGGCTCGGCGGCGAGATTTTCATGCTGACCTCGCTCTACCTCGTGATGCCGGCGGGCCGCATGTCGCTGCGCCACGCGCTGCTCGGCGGCGCGACGGCCGCGCTCCTATGGGAGGGCACGCGGCATGTGCTGATCTGGTACTTCTCGACGCTTTCGCAGGTCAACGTGGTCTACGGCTCGCTCACCACGGCCATCGTGGTGCTGCTGAGCCTGGAGATTGCCGCCACGCTCGTGCTGCTGGGGGCCCAGGTCATCGCCCAGTACGAGCGGCTGGACCGCACCGGCAGCACGGCGGTGCCGCCGATCACCGGGGCGGAAGTCGAATCGCTCCGTCGAGACGAATCACCTCCCCGTTGA
- the dnaG gene encoding DNA primase gives MTIPASFIQELIARADVVEIVGRYVQLKKAGANFMGLCPFHGEKSPSFSVSPTKQFYHCFGCGVHGNAIGFLMEHAGMGFVEAVHDLAGQYGLQVPEDDASPAERARAANQRQKQATLTDVLEKAGEAYRKALRQAPGAIEYLKGRGVSGEVAKQFGIGYAPAGWRTLASVFPDYDDPLLAESGLVIVNTEDGAEDAKRYDRFRDRVMFPIRNVKGECIGFGGRVLGDEKPKYLNSPETPVFSKGRELYGLYEARAAFRERGYALVTEGYMDVVALAQLGFPNAVATLGTACTTEHVQKLFRFTESVVFSFDGDAAGRRAARKALDGALPYATDVRSIKFLFLPAEHDPDSFIREFGADAFARFVQEATPLSRFMIEAAREGCDLTTAEGRAHMSSNARPLWSAMPDGALKRQLLSEIATLVQLDAAALSELWAATPGPRKAAAAPAPRHGGEPGDPFDYSDMPPPSEYEPPRYENDSKPRGKFTKGKRWGGKFEAPIEPLRGRGKPPSRPDVAVRLLLSNMAQWEALSHELHLMLCDLPGPHGALFTWLDSQLHEHGVQPWAALREGMRGLDFEPLAERLMAVSESAPPAEGEEEQHLADAAKELSSVLDFMLDDRLKAQQSEAIAAVGSDPKALERYKALEARRLELRARLKPSGA, from the coding sequence ATGACCATCCCCGCCTCTTTCATCCAGGAACTCATCGCGCGTGCCGACGTGGTGGAAATCGTCGGGCGCTATGTGCAGCTCAAGAAGGCCGGCGCCAATTTCATGGGGCTGTGTCCGTTCCATGGCGAAAAATCGCCCTCTTTCTCGGTCAGCCCGACCAAGCAGTTCTATCACTGCTTCGGCTGCGGGGTGCACGGCAACGCCATCGGCTTTCTCATGGAGCACGCCGGCATGGGTTTTGTCGAGGCGGTGCACGACCTCGCCGGCCAATACGGCCTGCAGGTCCCCGAGGACGATGCTTCCCCCGCCGAACGCGCGCGCGCCGCGAACCAGCGCCAGAAGCAGGCCACGCTGACCGACGTGCTCGAAAAAGCCGGCGAGGCCTACCGCAAGGCGTTGCGGCAGGCGCCGGGCGCCATCGAATACCTGAAGGGCCGGGGCGTCTCCGGCGAAGTGGCCAAGCAGTTCGGCATCGGCTACGCGCCCGCGGGCTGGCGCACCCTGGCCAGCGTGTTTCCCGACTACGACGACCCCCTGCTCGCCGAGAGCGGGCTGGTGATCGTCAACACCGAAGACGGCGCCGAAGACGCCAAGCGCTACGACCGCTTCCGCGACCGCGTGATGTTTCCCATCCGCAACGTGAAGGGCGAATGCATCGGCTTCGGCGGCCGGGTGCTCGGCGACGAAAAGCCCAAATACCTGAACTCGCCCGAAACGCCGGTGTTCAGCAAGGGCCGGGAGCTCTACGGCCTGTACGAGGCGCGCGCCGCCTTCCGAGAGCGCGGCTATGCACTGGTGACCGAGGGCTACATGGACGTGGTGGCGCTGGCCCAGCTCGGATTTCCGAACGCGGTGGCCACCCTGGGCACGGCCTGCACCACCGAACATGTGCAAAAGCTCTTCCGCTTCACCGAGTCGGTGGTGTTCAGCTTCGACGGCGATGCGGCCGGCCGCCGCGCCGCGCGCAAGGCGCTCGACGGCGCCCTGCCCTATGCCACCGACGTGCGCAGCATCAAGTTCCTGTTCTTGCCGGCCGAGCACGACCCCGACAGCTTCATTCGCGAATTCGGCGCCGACGCCTTCGCCCGCTTCGTGCAGGAAGCCACGCCACTCTCGCGCTTCATGATCGAGGCCGCACGCGAAGGCTGCGACCTCACCACCGCCGAGGGCCGCGCCCACATGAGCAGCAATGCCCGGCCGCTCTGGAGCGCCATGCCCGACGGCGCGCTCAAGCGACAGCTGCTGAGCGAGATCGCCACGCTGGTGCAGCTCGACGCAGCCGCCCTGTCGGAGCTCTGGGCCGCCACGCCCGGCCCGCGCAAGGCCGCGGCGGCGCCCGCGCCACGCCATGGCGGCGAGCCGGGAGACCCATTCGACTACTCCGACATGCCGCCGCCGTCGGAATACGAACCGCCGCGCTACGAAAACGATAGCAAACCGCGTGGCAAATTCACCAAGGGCAAGCGCTGGGGCGGCAAGTTCGAGGCGCCCATCGAGCCGCTGCGCGGCCGCGGCAAGCCGCCGAGCCGGCCCGACGTGGCGGTGCGCCTCCTGCTGTCGAACATGGCGCAGTGGGAAGCGTTGTCGCACGAATTGCACCTCATGCTGTGCGACCTGCCCGGCCCGCACGGAGCGCTTTTCACCTGGCTCGACAGCCAGCTGCACGAGCATGGCGTGCAGCCCTGGGCGGCGCTGCGCGAAGGCATGCGCGGGCTCGATTTCGAACCGCTGGCGGAGCGGCTCATGGCCGTTTCGGAGAGCGCCCCGCCCGCCGAAGGCGAGGAAGAGCAGCACCTGGCGGACGCCGCCAAGGAGCTTTCGAGCGTGCTCGACTTCATGCTCGACGACCGCCTGAAGGCCCAGCAGAGCGAGGCCATCGCCGCCGTGGGCTCGGACCCGAAGGCCCTGGAACGCTACAAGGCGCTGGAGGCCCGAAGACTCGAATTGCGCGCCCGCCTCAAGCCCTCAGGGGCATAA
- the rpoD gene encoding RNA polymerase sigma factor RpoD: MPSSKKPAPSLAKGATAKPVAEKPLKAGVMPATKSGAAASKSAAATKVKTVPTKSTSIDDPKKATAKTAAPAAKKVGRPPKAAGAAAPATGAKRGRKPKAGNEAPESDVDLSDIEDDLAGDEPAVASTTEEKVKPLRMKISKAKERALMKEFGLDETVLSEEDLAKRRSRLKTLITLGKTRGYLTHGEISDHLPDKLVDAETMEVVVTMLNDMGVAVYEQTPDAETLLLNNTAPTATTVEEAEEEAEAALSTVDSEFGRTTDPVRMYMREMGTVELLTREGEIEIAKRIEGGLMAMMEAISASPATIAEILRLAADIREGKVVISTVVDGFSNPNEADDYVAEEDFDEFDEEDDDDGKGGSKALTKKLEELKRDALERFDRIAAMFEKVHKIYDKEGYGTPAYQKAQQALSDELMTIRFTAKTIEKLCDLVRTQVDDVRKKERELRRIIVDKCGFPQDEFIRDFSGYDKNGNRIASNLLNLKWVEKQAAAGKPWSAVLARNIPPVQELQQKLTDIQSRVVVPLTQLKEINKRMNEGESSSRDAKKEMIEANLRLVISIAKKYTNRGLQFLDLIQEGNIGLMKAVDKFEYRRGYKFSTYATWWIRQAITRSIADQARTIRIPVHMIETINKMNRISRQHLQEFGFEPDAGILAAKMEIPEDKIRKIMKIAKEPISMETPIGDDDDSHLGDFIEDSSNTAPIEAAMQAGLRDVVKDILDSLTPREAKVLRMRFGIEMSTDHTLEEVGKQFDVTRERIRQIEAKALRKLKHPSRSDKLRSFIDTL, translated from the coding sequence ATGCCCAGTTCAAAGAAGCCTGCTCCTTCACTCGCCAAAGGCGCCACCGCAAAGCCTGTCGCAGAAAAACCGTTGAAAGCCGGCGTTATGCCGGCAACTAAGTCGGGTGCCGCCGCGTCCAAATCGGCAGCCGCAACGAAAGTGAAAACCGTGCCCACGAAATCGACCTCCATCGACGATCCGAAAAAAGCCACCGCCAAGACGGCCGCCCCTGCTGCCAAGAAAGTAGGCCGCCCGCCCAAGGCGGCCGGCGCCGCCGCGCCCGCCACCGGCGCCAAGCGCGGCCGCAAGCCCAAGGCCGGCAACGAAGCGCCCGAAAGCGACGTCGACCTGTCGGACATCGAGGACGACCTGGCCGGCGACGAACCGGCAGTTGCCTCGACCACCGAAGAAAAGGTCAAGCCGCTGCGCATGAAGATCAGCAAGGCGAAGGAACGCGCCTTGATGAAGGAATTCGGCCTCGACGAGACCGTGCTCTCCGAGGAAGACCTGGCCAAGCGCCGCTCGCGCCTGAAGACCCTGATCACGCTCGGCAAGACCCGCGGCTACCTCACGCACGGCGAAATCTCCGACCACCTGCCCGACAAGCTGGTCGACGCCGAGACCATGGAAGTCGTGGTCACCATGCTCAACGACATGGGTGTGGCGGTGTACGAGCAGACGCCCGACGCCGAAACCTTGCTGCTGAACAACACTGCGCCCACCGCCACCACGGTCGAAGAAGCCGAGGAAGAAGCCGAAGCCGCTCTGTCCACCGTGGACAGCGAATTCGGCCGCACCACCGACCCGGTGCGCATGTACATGCGCGAAATGGGCACGGTCGAGCTCTTGACGCGCGAAGGCGAAATCGAAATCGCCAAGCGCATCGAAGGCGGCCTGATGGCCATGATGGAAGCCATTTCGGCCTCCCCCGCCACCATCGCCGAAATCCTGCGCCTGGCCGCCGACATCCGTGAAGGCAAGGTCGTCATCTCCACCGTGGTGGACGGCTTCTCGAACCCCAACGAGGCCGACGACTACGTGGCCGAGGAGGACTTCGACGAGTTCGACGAGGAAGACGACGACGACGGCAAGGGCGGTTCCAAGGCCCTCACCAAGAAGCTCGAGGAACTCAAGCGCGACGCGCTCGAGCGTTTCGACCGCATCGCGGCGATGTTCGAGAAGGTCCACAAGATCTACGACAAGGAAGGCTACGGCACGCCGGCCTACCAGAAGGCCCAGCAGGCCCTGTCGGACGAGCTCATGACCATCCGCTTCACGGCCAAGACCATCGAGAAGCTGTGCGACCTGGTTCGCACGCAGGTCGACGACGTGCGCAAGAAGGAGCGCGAGCTGCGCCGCATCATCGTGGACAAGTGCGGCTTCCCGCAGGACGAGTTCATTCGCGACTTCTCGGGCTACGACAAGAACGGCAACCGCATCGCGTCGAACCTGCTGAACCTGAAGTGGGTCGAGAAGCAGGCCGCCGCCGGCAAGCCCTGGAGCGCCGTGCTCGCGCGCAACATTCCGCCGGTGCAGGAACTGCAGCAGAAACTCACCGACATCCAGTCGCGCGTGGTGGTGCCGCTCACGCAGCTGAAGGAAATCAACAAGCGCATGAACGAGGGCGAGTCGTCCTCGCGCGACGCCAAGAAGGAAATGATCGAGGCCAACCTGCGCCTCGTGATCTCCATCGCCAAGAAGTACACCAACCGCGGCCTGCAGTTCCTGGACCTGATCCAGGAAGGCAACATCGGCCTCATGAAGGCGGTCGACAAGTTCGAATACCGCCGCGGCTACAAGTTCTCGACCTACGCCACGTGGTGGATCCGCCAGGCCATCACCCGGTCCATCGCCGACCAGGCCCGCACGATCCGCATCCCGGTGCACATGATCGAGACGATCAACAAGATGAACCGCATCTCGCGCCAGCATCTGCAGGAGTTCGGCTTCGAGCCCGACGCCGGCATCCTGGCCGCCAAGATGGAGATCCCGGAAGACAAGATCCGCAAGATCATGAAGATCGCGAAGGAGCCGATCTCGATGGAAACCCCCATCGGTGACGACGACGATTCGCACCTGGGCGACTTCATCGAGGACAGTAGCAACACGGCGCCCATCGAAGCTGCGATGCAGGCGGGCCTGCGCGACGTGGTCAAGGACATTCTCGACAGCCTTACGCCGCGCGAAGCCAAGGTGCTGCGCATGCGCTTCGGCATCGAGATGAGCACGGACCACACGCTGGAAGAAGTCGGCAAGCAGTTCGACGTGACCCGCGAGCGCATCCGCCAGATCGAGGCAAAGGCACTGCGCAAGCTCAAGCACCCGAGCCGTTCCGACAAACTGCGCAGCTTTATTGATACGCTCTGA
- a CDS encoding multidrug effflux MFS transporter: MNPDADKLWQAPRWALAVLLAVLGMLGPFSIDTYIPAFSGIARSIGATPAEMQQTLSAYLFGFAFMNLFHGALSDSFGRRPVVLWGLAVFTLASLGCALSQNIAQLVLFRGLQGLSTGAGIVVSRAVIRDMFPPADAQRVMSQVTIYFGVAPAIAPIVGGFLFVHAGWHAIFWFLVAVGVILFVANFKLLPETLHQSQRQPFQVRHLMRGYWDLCSDPRFLLLAFASGVPFNGMFLYVLAAPAFLGDHLALAPTQFFWFFLLTIGGIMSGAWASGRMAGKVAPKRQIRDGFLIMLVTSLVNVVANSLFTAHAAWALWPLAVFAFGWALMVPVVTLLVLDLHPERRGMASSLQAVIGSTANGIVAGVVAPLVMHSTLALALTSTLMLGIGLVAWVWLHGRWPEIGRRVAAEA, translated from the coding sequence ATGAATCCCGATGCAGACAAGCTCTGGCAAGCCCCGCGCTGGGCGCTTGCCGTGCTGCTCGCCGTGCTGGGCATGCTCGGTCCCTTTTCCATCGACACCTACATTCCGGCCTTCTCGGGCATCGCGCGCTCCATAGGCGCCACGCCGGCCGAAATGCAGCAGACACTTTCGGCCTACCTGTTCGGCTTTGCGTTCATGAACCTGTTCCACGGCGCGCTGTCGGACAGCTTCGGCCGCCGGCCCGTGGTGCTGTGGGGTCTCGCGGTGTTCACGCTGGCCTCGCTGGGTTGCGCGCTGTCGCAGAACATTGCGCAGCTGGTGCTGTTCCGCGGGCTGCAGGGCCTCTCGACCGGCGCGGGCATCGTGGTTTCGCGCGCCGTGATCCGCGACATGTTCCCGCCCGCCGACGCACAGCGCGTGATGAGCCAGGTGACCATCTACTTCGGCGTGGCGCCGGCCATTGCGCCGATCGTCGGCGGCTTTCTTTTCGTCCATGCCGGATGGCACGCCATCTTCTGGTTCCTGGTCGCGGTCGGCGTGATCCTGTTCGTGGCCAATTTCAAGCTGCTGCCTGAAACCTTGCACCAGAGCCAGCGCCAGCCGTTCCAGGTGCGGCACCTGATGCGCGGCTACTGGGACCTGTGCTCGGACCCGCGCTTTCTGCTGCTTGCATTCGCGAGCGGCGTTCCGTTCAACGGCATGTTCCTCTACGTGCTCGCCGCACCCGCCTTCCTCGGCGACCACCTCGCGCTGGCGCCGACCCAGTTCTTCTGGTTCTTCCTGCTGACCATCGGCGGCATCATGTCGGGCGCGTGGGCCAGCGGCCGCATGGCGGGCAAGGTGGCGCCCAAGCGGCAGATCCGCGACGGCTTCCTGATCATGCTGGTGACCTCGCTCGTCAACGTGGTGGCCAATTCGCTCTTCACCGCGCACGCCGCCTGGGCACTGTGGCCGCTGGCGGTGTTCGCTTTCGGCTGGGCGCTGATGGTGCCCGTGGTGACCCTGCTGGTGCTCGACCTTCATCCCGAGCGGCGCGGCATGGCCTCGTCGCTGCAGGCCGTGATCGGCTCCACCGCCAACGGCATCGTGGCCGGCGTGGTGGCACCGCTGGTCATGCATTCCACACTTGCATTGGCGCTCACCTCCACGCTGATGCTGGGCATCGGCCTCGTCGCGTGGGTCTGGTTGCATGGGCGGTGGCCCGAGATCGGCCGCCGGGTGGCCGCGGAGGCCTGA